A single genomic interval of Borrelia duttonii Ly harbors:
- a CDS encoding DUF603 domain-containing protein gives MHRISKEMGVSRANVCKMRRRWESRESNNLEEYPKVTISEEVLNNVLIRASEHNSQSSSIKSQLHMSRNRLRLEFIASFIVI, from the coding sequence ATGCACAGAATTAGTAAAGAGATGGGTGTAAGTCGTGCTAATGTATGTAAAATGAGGCGTAGATGGGAGTCTAGAGAAAGCAATAATTTAGAAGAATATCCAAAAGTAACAATTAGTGAAGAAGTTCTAAATAATGTGTTAATTCGTGCATCAGAGCATAATTCACAATCAAGTAGTATTAAAAGCCAGCTTCATATGTCTCGAAATAGATTGAGATTAGAATTTATTGCGTCATTTATAGTTATTTAG
- a CDS encoding Mlp family lipoprotein, giving the protein MKIINFTLILLLLMSSCEQNNNTNKGIKSRHKRDLEQQVEAQKTPEENLREKLSESQIKGLDFLKEVLGSGSDFNNFLNADESKIKDALDHIQSELAKCTGDNAEQQKTTFKEVVKGALEGGLDNLKGQAASTCGQGNQ; this is encoded by the coding sequence ATGAAAATAATCAATTTTACTTTGATTTTATTACTATTAATGAGTAGTTGTGAACAAAATAATAATACAAATAAAGGAATTAAGAGTAGACACAAAAGAGACTTAGAACAACAAGTAGAAGCACAAAAAACACCTGAAGAAAACTTGAGAGAAAAGTTAAGTGAAAGTCAAATCAAAGGTCTAGATTTTTTAAAAGAAGTTTTGGGTAGTGGATCTGATTTTAACAATTTTTTAAATGCAGACGAATCTAAAATAAAAGATGCTCTTGATCACATTCAATCAGAACTTGCAAAGTGCACAGGAGATAACGCAGAACAACAAAAAACAACATTTAAAGAAGTAGTAAAAGGCGCTTTGGAAGGTGGCTTAGATAATTTAAAAGGACAAGCAGCTAGTACTTGTGGACAAGGCAATCAATAA
- a CDS encoding DUF261 family protein, with product MRINCYILNLCRILSVFGIKRDVRVEDKDYKCLKDEFEISEVKIKNNIGSHFMATNNTEVLYDPLFLKDRG from the coding sequence ATGAGGATTAATTGTTATATTTTAAATCTATGTAGAATCTTAAGTGTCTTTGGCATTAAACGAGATGTTCGTGTTGAGGATAAAGATTATAAATGTTTAAAAGATGAATTTGAGATAAGTGAAGTTAAGATAAAGAATAATATTGGATCCCATTTTATGGCAACAAATAATACAGAAGTTTTATATGATCCTCTTTTTCTTAAAGATAGAGGATAA
- a CDS encoding single-stranded DNA-binding protein: MSDINNITLSGRLVKDSLLSYSSTNLAILNFSIANNITEIVW, from the coding sequence ATGTCTGACATTAATAACATCACATTATCAGGACGCTTAGTTAAAGATTCACTTTTATCTTATAGTAGTACAAATTTAGCTATACTAAATTTTTCTATAGCTAATAATATTACTGAGATTGTTTGGTGA
- a CDS encoding DUF244 domain-containing protein has product MSKNNITEINNGVKRMNQQDLYTQQVIKGLEAFIPESDNNKQTNISKMSKIGRKLPGIKKNEYFKFNSKEDFSIQRGTLTRFGASEVGSIFLGVDAASELIISRVLKSFRKEVPYKDNLHIKKGKALENLGFDEFLRIYFDNIQVLHKNKYANGIDKYNYFKRVGLGDNLVGATIDGWFVNNQGEAELLEIKCDDNNYLTSAITEYNQTGNFLDSKYFFKYYVQAQVQLACTGLSKCNLFFLISDEPINCVIERNNGVIGIVMIYIAALDMEVGRICNIIKNDNSIDLANIDIEDLTNHIKLFLQDSQYYSSLTELNYKDEFINFINIVNLNIGSEERELLEKHLVDIQSKQTEIEKKEKENAKELYALTKQDKDVLKDIFGKLSMEFSLTDNIVYRLGKNIFALNAGKRAIKDRFKLITDHYDYYDINDISSRRKSSISNPLSFTSYAI; this is encoded by the coding sequence ATGAGTAAGAATAATATTACAGAAATTAATAATGGAGTAAAAAGAATGAATCAACAAGATTTATATACTCAACAAGTTATTAAAGGTTTAGAAGCTTTTATTCCAGAGTCTGATAATAATAAACAAACTAATATAAGTAAAATGAGCAAAATAGGACGTAAATTACCTGGTATCAAAAAGAATGAATATTTCAAGTTTAATAGTAAAGAAGATTTTTCTATTCAACGTGGGACGTTAACAAGATTTGGTGCTAGTGAAGTTGGGAGTATATTTCTTGGTGTTGATGCTGCTTCTGAATTAATTATAAGTAGAGTACTTAAATCTTTTAGAAAAGAAGTTCCATATAAAGATAATTTGCATATTAAAAAAGGTAAAGCATTAGAAAATTTAGGATTTGATGAGTTTCTACGTATTTATTTTGATAATATACAAGTTTTACATAAAAACAAATATGCTAATGGAATAGACAAATATAATTACTTCAAACGAGTAGGGTTAGGAGATAATCTTGTTGGTGCAACAATAGATGGTTGGTTTGTAAACAATCAAGGTGAAGCAGAACTATTAGAGATTAAATGTGATGATAATAATTATTTAACATCAGCTATTACAGAATATAATCAAACAGGTAATTTTTTAGATAGTAAATATTTCTTTAAATATTATGTTCAAGCACAAGTGCAACTTGCATGTACTGGCTTATCAAAATGCAACCTATTCTTTTTAATTAGTGATGAGCCTATTAATTGTGTTATAGAGAGGAATAATGGCGTTATAGGGATAGTGATGATTTATATTGCGGCATTGGATATGGAAGTTGGGCGTATTTGTAATATCATAAAGAATGATAATTCTATTGATCTTGCAAATATTGACATAGAAGATTTAACAAATCATATAAAACTATTCTTACAAGATAGTCAATATTATTCAAGCCTGACAGAATTAAATTATAAAGATGAATTTATAAATTTTATCAATATTGTTAATTTAAATATTGGTTCTGAAGAGCGAGAACTTTTAGAGAAACATTTAGTTGATATTCAATCTAAGCAAACAGAAATAGAGAAAAAAGAGAAAGAGAATGCTAAAGAATTATATGCACTTACTAAACAAGATAAGGATGTTCTTAAAGATATATTTGGTAAGTTATCTATGGAGTTTTCGTTAACAGATAATATTGTTTATAGATTAGGAAAGAATATATTTGCTTTAAATGCAGGTAAACGTGCTATTAAAGATAGGTTTAAATTAATTACGGATCATTATGATTATTATGATATTAATGATATTAGTTCTCGTCGTAAGTCCTCTATATCTAATCCTTTATCTTTCACCTCATATGCAATTTAA
- a CDS encoding plasmid maintenance protein, translating into MGSTKRPINNKYQHKLIVLISTLNYINSHFKQYNQNKILYYFNNNLNNNGQKKATLKTLQSYLYKLEKEFHVTSNYYRHLGENCGTEIHYKLRFSKKVCHYKINRHFKEKKEDRFQQRANLYHQQTCTNNGSLKKNGSAEKWECINNNSNNNKKKKELEKIERENAQLEKYIKKCEFKDDKYLSILNLETTKEIKIEKLIELKKEENKRERERNKNNRLIGRQQELEKTLAETKEVFKKEGYNEKQLEIEIQKAYDKYKNKPHFIVESSKYGDLGQIVKRIKKTVECKKKGKKEDYKQIRNNIFSILLDQLKNKVEVKVLAPILRNYLSNQIDLKYSQVFNNHYYYEILEMVEGKEHLRIAEYEKIVD; encoded by the coding sequence ATGGGGAGTACAAAAAGGCCCATCAATAATAAATACCAACACAAATTAATCGTTTTAATATCAACATTAAATTACATAAATTCTCACTTTAAGCAATATAATCAAAATAAAATACTCTATTACTTTAATAATAACTTAAACAATAATGGTCAAAAAAAAGCTACACTCAAAACCCTACAAAGTTATTTATACAAATTAGAAAAAGAATTTCACGTAACTAGTAACTATTACAGACATTTAGGAGAGAATTGTGGTACTGAAATTCACTATAAACTTAGATTTTCTAAAAAAGTATGTCACTATAAAATCAATAGACATTTTAAAGAAAAAAAAGAAGACAGATTTCAACAACGCGCTAACTTATATCATCAACAAACATGCACTAATAATGGGAGTCTAAAGAAAAATGGGAGTGCAGAAAAATGGGAGTGTATTAATAATAATAGTAATAATAATAAGAAGAAGAAAGAACTAGAAAAAATAGAAAGAGAAAATGCACAGCTAGAAAAATACATAAAGAAGTGTGAATTCAAAGATGATAAATATCTCTCTATTTTGAATTTAGAAACAACAAAAGAAATAAAAATAGAAAAGCTAATAGAACTGAAGAAAGAAGAGAATAAAAGAGAAAGAGAACGAAACAAGAACAATAGATTAATAGGAAGACAACAAGAATTAGAAAAGACATTAGCAGAGACAAAGGAAGTATTTAAAAAAGAAGGATACAATGAGAAGCAATTAGAAATAGAGATACAAAAAGCGTATGACAAGTATAAAAACAAGCCGCACTTTATCGTAGAGAGTAGTAAATACGGAGATTTAGGGCAGATAGTAAAAAGGATTAAGAAAACAGTTGAATGCAAGAAAAAAGGTAAAAAAGAAGACTATAAGCAGATTAGAAATAATATATTTAGTATACTATTAGATCAGTTGAAGAACAAAGTAGAGGTTAAAGTTTTAGCGCCAATATTAAGAAATTATTTAAGTAATCAGATTGATTTGAAATATAGTCAAGTATTTAATAATCACTATTACTATGAAATTTTAGAGATGGTAGAGGGCAAAGAACATTTAAGAATAGCGGAGTATGAAAAAATTGTTGACTAA
- a CDS encoding DUF226 domain-containing protein, giving the protein MDSVLERLREKKIEIKEKGDKSIFIKIEENNSRKIYHTRIVMDFYTFGVNKTQKNKFFIAFRNLFSMEKIYEFNLFPLKEDDKFLGIFYGYRKPMQKIVTRYEENGVIKSSTFSKIYYMEFRFKRGSVFCYIKGISRLIKKEKKETQYSQFLLELIVNLEKKVYKFYGKKLLEGGLITKWIEKNQK; this is encoded by the coding sequence ATGGACAGTGTATTAGAGCGTCTTAGAGAAAAAAAAATAGAAATTAAAGAAAAAGGAGATAAATCTATTTTTATCAAAATAGAGGAAAATAATAGTAGAAAAATATATCATACAAGAATTGTAATGGATTTTTACACATTTGGAGTTAACAAAACTCAGAAAAATAAATTTTTTATTGCATTTAGAAATTTGTTTAGTATGGAAAAAATCTATGAATTCAATTTGTTTCCTTTAAAAGAAGATGACAAGTTTTTAGGTATTTTTTATGGATATAGAAAGCCAATGCAAAAAATTGTGACTAGATATGAAGAGAATGGTGTTATAAAGTCATCCACATTTTCAAAAATTTATTATATGGAATTTAGATTTAAAAGAGGAAGTGTGTTTTGTTATATTAAAGGAATTTCGCGTTTAATTAAAAAAGAAAAAAAGGAAACACAATATAGTCAATTTTTACTTGAATTAATAGTAAATTTAGAGAAAAAAGTATATAAATTTTATGGAAAGAAATTATTAGAAGGAGGTCTTATAACTAAATGGATCGAAAAAAATCAAAAATAA
- a CDS encoding ParA family protein, producing MDRKKSKIITIASIKGGVGKSTTSLIFSTLLAQKFKVLLIDMDTQASSTSYFIKDIERQKFDVVQFNIYEVIKNNININESILNIKKGLDLIPSYLTLYQFNAENILFKEMRLKENLKLLNERYDYIIIDTNPSLDFTLVNALVVSSYVIVPMTAEKWAVESLQLLEHFIVKAGFKIPIYLIVTRFKRNKTHKYLLNIIEAKDNFLGAIKEREDLNRKIASNTDFDINKDYIVEYQDIFNKFLEKQV from the coding sequence ATGGATCGAAAAAAATCAAAAATAATTACTATTGCATCAATTAAAGGTGGGGTTGGTAAAAGTACGACCAGTCTTATATTTTCAACTTTGTTGGCACAGAAATTTAAAGTTTTGCTTATAGATATGGATACACAAGCATCTTCTACTAGTTATTTTATTAAAGATATAGAACGCCAAAAATTTGATGTTGTCCAATTTAATATATATGAAGTAATAAAAAATAATATTAATATTAATGAATCAATATTAAATATCAAGAAGGGTTTAGATTTAATACCTAGTTACTTAACCTTGTATCAATTTAATGCTGAGAATATTTTATTTAAAGAAATGAGGCTAAAAGAAAATTTAAAATTATTAAATGAAAGATACGATTATATTATAATAGATACAAATCCTAGTTTAGATTTTACTTTAGTCAATGCTTTAGTTGTTAGTAGTTATGTGATAGTACCAATGACAGCTGAGAAATGGGCCGTAGAAAGTCTTCAATTATTAGAACATTTTATCGTAAAGGCAGGATTTAAAATACCTATATATTTAATTGTAACTAGATTTAAAAGAAATAAAACACATAAGTATTTGTTGAATATTATAGAAGCTAAGGATAATTTTTTAGGAGCTATTAAAGAGCGAGAAGATTTAAATAGAAAAATAGCTAGCAATACTGATTTTGATATTAATAAAGATTATATAGTGGAATATCAGGATATATTTAATAAATTTTTAGAGAAACAAGTATAA
- a CDS encoding chromosome replication/partitioning protein: MNIQLNDRVLEKFDSKEQLRIYYNKLKENFVNSFKKEIIYKIECMKILKEIKDNGYYKMDGFKTFDAFTKNFKIARSQIYNYLKLAAAMEDGVVSEDYLLENGINDTLLLIKTNGSKTIKKSRQNLIKPLRFQLRSQGSYDFYKENSQFTSFVLDELFENRKEFLEELQNEFKKLKG, from the coding sequence GTGAATATTCAGTTAAATGATAGGGTCTTAGAAAAGTTTGATAGTAAAGAACAGTTGAGAATATATTATAATAAATTAAAGGAAAATTTTGTAAATTCATTTAAAAAAGAAATTATTTATAAAATAGAATGTATGAAAATTTTAAAGGAAATAAAGGATAATGGTTATTACAAGATGGATGGATTTAAAACTTTTGATGCATTTACTAAAAATTTTAAAATAGCTAGGAGTCAAATATATAATTATTTAAAATTAGCGGCCGCTATGGAAGATGGTGTTGTAAGTGAAGATTACTTATTGGAAAATGGCATTAATGACACTCTTTTGTTGATAAAAACTAATGGTAGTAAAACAATAAAGAAATCAAGACAAAATCTAATAAAACCACTTCGTTTTCAACTTAGAAGTCAAGGTAGTTATGATTTTTATAAGGAGAATTCTCAATTTACTAGTTTTGTATTGGATGAACTTTTTGAAAATAGAAAGGAGTTTCTTGAAGAACTTCAGAATGAGTTTAAAAAATTGAAGGGATAA